The following proteins are encoded in a genomic region of Mahella australiensis 50-1 BON:
- a CDS encoding MBL fold metallo-hydrolase RNA specificity domain-containing protein, with product MKVTFLGAARMVTGSCYLLENKNIKVLVDCGMFQGGKEEEKNNFMEFPVSLSDIDYLLLTHAHIDHSGRIPLLCKRGFKGKILSTKATVDLCSIMLPDSAHIQEMEAEWATRKAMRAGRPPVEPLYTVADAEYAMQFFEPVPYNNTIRLSDDISVRFQDAGHILGSAVIEIWNAEDNIKLVFSGDLGNRNQPIIKDPSFIDDADYVFVESTYGDRLHQDRPHRAHMLWDIIQNTFSKGGNVIIPAFAVGRTQELLYELNMVIEDNKAKNIPVYIDSPLAIKATEIFKHDVHEYYDSDALKLLSSGDDPLDFPGLDFTLTAEESKQLNFLNHSAVIIAASGMCDAGRIKHHLKHNLWRPESSVVFVGYQAAGTLGRRILDGAKMVKIFGEDIAVKAHIYSIDSFSAHADKNGLIDWMRHFKNKPKQVFVIHGEDDVAPVFATTLNSEFDMPTTVPYLGQVYELI from the coding sequence ATGAAAGTAACATTTTTGGGCGCTGCGCGCATGGTAACCGGTTCATGCTATTTACTGGAGAACAAAAATATAAAGGTATTGGTGGATTGCGGTATGTTTCAAGGGGGAAAGGAAGAGGAAAAGAATAACTTTATGGAGTTTCCGGTCAGCCTTTCCGACATAGATTATCTTCTGTTAACCCATGCGCATATAGATCACAGCGGCCGCATACCGTTGCTTTGCAAGCGCGGTTTTAAAGGCAAAATACTGTCTACAAAGGCAACTGTTGACTTATGTAGTATAATGCTGCCCGATAGCGCTCACATACAGGAGATGGAGGCCGAATGGGCCACGCGCAAAGCTATGAGAGCCGGAAGGCCCCCGGTAGAACCGCTATATACTGTAGCCGATGCCGAATATGCCATGCAGTTCTTTGAACCCGTACCTTATAATAACACAATCCGATTAAGCGATGATATATCTGTAAGATTTCAGGATGCCGGACACATACTAGGTTCTGCCGTAATAGAGATCTGGAATGCAGAGGACAATATAAAGCTGGTTTTCTCGGGAGACCTCGGCAACAGAAATCAGCCTATTATCAAAGATCCATCCTTCATCGACGATGCTGATTATGTATTTGTAGAATCCACATACGGCGATCGCCTTCATCAAGACAGACCCCATCGCGCTCATATGCTTTGGGACATTATACAGAATACCTTCAGCAAAGGAGGCAATGTGATTATACCAGCTTTTGCCGTAGGCCGCACTCAGGAACTACTGTATGAGCTCAATATGGTCATAGAAGACAATAAAGCTAAAAACATACCAGTATATATCGACAGCCCTTTAGCCATAAAGGCTACCGAAATATTCAAGCACGATGTACATGAATATTATGACAGCGATGCACTTAAACTTTTAAGTAGCGGAGATGATCCTTTGGATTTCCCCGGTTTGGACTTTACCCTTACCGCTGAGGAATCAAAGCAATTGAACTTCCTAAACCACAGCGCCGTTATAATAGCCGCTAGTGGCATGTGCGATGCCGGCCGAATAAAGCATCATCTCAAGCATAATCTATGGCGCCCTGAGAGCAGTGTGGTATTTGTAGGATATCAGGCAGCGGGTACGCTGGGCAGGCGTATATTGGATGGAGCTAAAATGGTTAAAATATTTGGCGAAGACATAGCCGTCAAAGCACATATATACAGTATAGATAGTTTCTCGGCCCACGCCGATAAAAACGGTTTAATCGATTGGATGAGGCATTTTAAGAACAAGCCCAAACAAGTATTTGTAATACACGGTGAGGATGATGTGGCTCCTGTCTTTGCTACCACGCTGAATAGCGAATTTGATATGCCTACGACGGTACCATATCTCGGCCAAGTTTATGAGCTTATATGA
- a CDS encoding HD domain-containing phosphohydrolase, giving the protein MKMEIPMLDMIMALSTATDLISPVISGHHKRVAYIAHSLSKQMGLPIAEQEEILMAGALHDSGALSLEERLHALNFEDDYPHLHAEIGYRLFKDFEPLTVSASLIRHHHDRWDVYGQIIPAGSHILHLADRIDVLIDKNKEVLGQIDGINRQIESQFGHMFMPELKDAYRALAAKESFWLDIIFKPLNNVKKRLALLEPMFLNIDNLLDLTDIFRRIIDFRSRFTATHSAGVAAVAETLSRLLGFTEQQRHMMKIAGHLHDLGKLAIPEEILEKPAALNVYEFNIMRSHTFHTYRILESVKGLEEINEWASFHHERINGKGYPFHYNGSELSLGARIMAVADAFTAITEDRPYRKAMDKSQAIKTLNYMAIDSLDSDVVSMLIANFDKINGICRSAQWSAIEEYDDFHMLTTK; this is encoded by the coding sequence ATGAAAATGGAAATCCCGATGCTGGATATGATCATGGCTCTATCCACTGCTACCGACCTTATAAGCCCCGTTATAAGCGGTCACCACAAAAGGGTGGCATACATAGCGCACAGCTTGAGCAAACAAATGGGATTACCTATTGCAGAGCAAGAAGAGATACTGATGGCCGGTGCATTGCACGACAGTGGCGCTTTATCGCTTGAAGAAAGGCTGCATGCGCTCAACTTTGAGGATGATTATCCGCACTTGCATGCAGAGATAGGCTATAGGCTCTTTAAGGATTTTGAACCTTTAACCGTTTCGGCCTCGTTGATACGCCATCATCATGATAGATGGGACGTATATGGCCAAATCATTCCGGCAGGCAGCCATATACTGCATTTGGCTGATCGAATCGATGTTTTGATAGATAAAAATAAGGAAGTATTGGGGCAGATAGACGGTATAAATAGGCAGATCGAGTCACAATTCGGGCATATGTTTATGCCTGAGCTAAAAGATGCATATCGCGCTTTAGCTGCAAAAGAAAGTTTTTGGCTTGATATCATATTTAAACCATTAAATAACGTAAAGAAGCGATTGGCTTTATTGGAACCGATGTTTCTGAATATTGACAACCTCTTGGATCTTACCGATATATTCAGACGTATAATTGATTTTAGAAGCCGATTTACAGCGACGCATTCGGCCGGTGTAGCTGCGGTAGCCGAAACATTGTCTAGACTGCTTGGTTTCACTGAACAACAACGCCATATGATGAAGATAGCCGGTCATCTCCACGATTTAGGGAAGCTGGCTATACCCGAAGAAATTCTCGAGAAACCTGCGGCGCTTAACGTTTATGAATTCAATATAATGCGCAGCCATACCTTTCATACATATCGCATATTGGAAAGCGTAAAAGGATTGGAAGAGATAAACGAATGGGCATCTTTTCATCATGAACGCATAAACGGCAAAGGCTATCCCTTTCATTATAACGGCAGCGAATTATCGTTGGGCGCCAGGATAATGGCTGTAGCTGATGCGTTTACCGCTATAACCGAAGACAGACCATATCGCAAAGCCATGGATAAAAGCCAAGCAATAAAAACGCTCAACTATATGGCGATAGATTCTCTGGACAGCGATGTAGTATCGATGCTGATAGCTAATTTCGATAAAATAAACGGCATATGCCGAAGTGCACAATGGTCAGCAATAGAAGAATACGATGATTTTCATATGCTTACGACTAAATGA